A single region of the Musa acuminata AAA Group cultivar baxijiao chromosome BXJ1-11, Cavendish_Baxijiao_AAA, whole genome shotgun sequence genome encodes:
- the LOC135596696 gene encoding uncharacterized protein LOC135596696 isoform X7: protein MQDVSVSLAKVEEAYKHEKQTKAAIWEAVQLLSLNDLKDGMEAADEEADENRVLPAMNIIWPYLILCLKNKVSVVVIRKCLNMLHKAVQIGGGDFFVRWFQNDGHTIWKLLTSSPFRRKPMLSNEERILLPYRSNSITSEEPMAEVYSQKIQAAVLDMITMICSDKRTSSALQTVLKKVSGIVVGIASKDGSGGTQNLPRTACRTHY, encoded by the exons ATGCAG GATGTTTCTGTATCTCTTGCAAAAGTGGAGGAAGCTTATAAGCACGAGAAACAAACCAAAGCAGCAATCTGGGAAGCAGTTCAGTTGCTATCACTAAATGATCTGAAAGATGGGATGGAGGCTGCAGATGAGGAAGCTGACGAGAACAGAGTGCTTCCAGCAATGAACATAATCTggccttatttgattctttgccttaaaaataaggtttcagtg GTTGTGATCAGGAAATGCTTGAATATGCTGCATAAAGCAGTTCAAATTGGTGGCGGGGACTTTTTTGTTCGCTGGTTTCAGAATGATGGGCATACTATATGGAAGTTGCTTACTTCATCCCCATTTCGAAGGAAACCAATGCTATCAAATGAGGAAAGAATTCTTCTCCCTTACCGAAGTAATTCTATCACTTCAGAAGAACCTATGGCTGAAGTCTACAGCCAAAAAATCCAGGCagcagtattggacatgattaccATGATATGTTCAGACAAGAGGACTAGTTCAGCATTACAGACAGTCCTGAAGAAGGTTAGTGGTATTGTCGTAGGTATTGCTTCCAAGGATGGTTCAGGAGGAACACAAAATCTGCCCAGAACTGCATGCAGGACACACTATTGA
- the LOC135596696 gene encoding uncharacterized protein LOC135596696 isoform X6 yields MGHAAWFLDVSVSLAKVEEAYKHEKQTKAAIWEAVQLLSLNDLKDGMEAADEEADENRVLPAMNIIWPYLILCLKNKVSVVVIRKCLNMLHKAVQIGGGDFFVRWFQNDGHTIWKLLTSSPFRRKPMLSNEERILLPYRSNSITSEEPMAEVYSQKIQAAVLDMITMICSDKRTSSALQTVLKKVSGIVVGIASKDGSGGTQNLPRTACRTHY; encoded by the exons ATGGGCCATGCTGCTTGGTTTTTG GATGTTTCTGTATCTCTTGCAAAAGTGGAGGAAGCTTATAAGCACGAGAAACAAACCAAAGCAGCAATCTGGGAAGCAGTTCAGTTGCTATCACTAAATGATCTGAAAGATGGGATGGAGGCTGCAGATGAGGAAGCTGACGAGAACAGAGTGCTTCCAGCAATGAACATAATCTggccttatttgattctttgccttaaaaataaggtttcagtg GTTGTGATCAGGAAATGCTTGAATATGCTGCATAAAGCAGTTCAAATTGGTGGCGGGGACTTTTTTGTTCGCTGGTTTCAGAATGATGGGCATACTATATGGAAGTTGCTTACTTCATCCCCATTTCGAAGGAAACCAATGCTATCAAATGAGGAAAGAATTCTTCTCCCTTACCGAAGTAATTCTATCACTTCAGAAGAACCTATGGCTGAAGTCTACAGCCAAAAAATCCAGGCagcagtattggacatgattaccATGATATGTTCAGACAAGAGGACTAGTTCAGCATTACAGACAGTCCTGAAGAAGGTTAGTGGTATTGTCGTAGGTATTGCTTCCAAGGATGGTTCAGGAGGAACACAAAATCTGCCCAGAACTGCATGCAGGACACACTATTGA